One Coffea arabica cultivar ET-39 chromosome 5e, Coffea Arabica ET-39 HiFi, whole genome shotgun sequence DNA segment encodes these proteins:
- the LOC113688296 gene encoding E3 ubiquitin-protein ligase RMA3, translating into MDSEQFFSDSSMSFEFEEDESVKQKSNSVPAPTVASENLNGGFDCNICLDSAHDPVVTLCGHLYCWPCIYKWLHVQSSSLDSEERPKCPVCKTNISNSLLVPLYGRGTSSPESEARKCQLDLAIPQRPSAIGINALPSNASSIGSHSHQQLHANLFQSQPDSFQQPQYFQPQLQPFHHQPYFPHPFGGYASMGPSGFGNTAMTSYYSPTIVMFGEMVFPGMFASSGTSLFSSSHPATVNGSPRRMRRQELQVEKSMRNLLSFLVCCFVLCLLLF; encoded by the coding sequence ATGGACTCTGAGCAGTTCTTCAGTGATTCGAGCATGAGTTTCGAATTTGAAGAAGATGAGTCAGTTAAGCAGAAATCAAATTCAGTTCCAGCTCCGACTGTTGCCTCTGAGAATCTAAATGGAGGTTTTGATTGCAACATTTGTCTGGACTCAGCACATGACCCTGTGGTCACCCTCTGTGGTCATCTTTATTGTTGGCCTTGTATTTACAAATGGCTCCATGTTCAGAGCTCCTCCCTCGACTCTGAAGAACGGCCAAAATGTCCAGTCTGTAAGACTAACATTTCAAACTCCCTATTGGTTCCTCTCTATGGACGTGGAACATCGTCACCAGAATCTGAAGCGAGGAAGTGCCAACTGGATTTGGCTATACCACAGAGGCCCTCTGCTATTGGAATCAATGCTCTACCCAGTAATGCATCATCAATAGGGTCTCATTCACACCAACAACTTCATGCCAATCTGTTCCAATCCCAGCCGGATTCTTTTCAACAACCGCAGTACTTTCAGCCACAGTTGCAGCCTTTCCATCACCAGCCATATTTCCCCCATCCTTTTGGTGGTTATGCATCCATGGGACCATCTGGATTTGGAAATACAGCAATGACCAGTTATTACAGTCCAACTATCGTGATGTTTGGGGAAATGGTTTTTCCAGGGATGTTTGCCAGCTCAGGCACAAGTTTGTTTTCCTCTAGCCATCCTGCTACTGTAAATGGTAGCCCTAGGAGGATGAGAAGGCAGGAGCTGCAGGTGGAAAAGTCTATGCGGAATTTACTCTCCTTCCTTGTCTGCTGCTTTGTGCTATGCCTTCTACTTTTCTGA
- the LOC113743674 gene encoding expansin-A12-like, protein MEAKKCCVLLCQFLLFINVVVFEGINVEARGWLHARATFYGINQDPSTLGGACGYENTYQAGFGVYTTALSGALFRGGEACGACYQVMCNSRLDRRWCLPRASVTVTTTNFCPPNHHGGWCDPPRHHFDMSMPAFLRIARQGNEGIVPVLYRRVSCRRSGGVRFTLKGQSNFNMVMISNVGGGGDIKSVWIRGSGTRTWAAMHRNWGANWQISVDVRGQTLSFRVTLVNGRTLEFFNVVPSSWQFGQTYAARNQFI, encoded by the exons ATGGAAGCCAAAAAATGTTGTGTTTTGCTCTGCcaatttcttttgttcattaATGTCGTGGTTTTCGAGGGAATCAATGTTGAAGCCCGTGGTTGGCTTCATGCTCGTGCAACATTTTATGGAATTAATCAAGATCCCAGCACCCTTG GTGGAGCTTGCGGGTATGAGAACACATATCAGGCAGGTTTTGGTGTGTACACAACAGCTTTAAGTGGTGCACTCTTCAGAGGTGGCGAGGCATGTGGTGCTTGTTACCAAGTTATGTGCAACTCCAGGCTCGATCGGAGGTGGTGCCTTCCTCGTGCTTCCGTCACCGTCACCACCACCAACTTCTGCCCTCCAAACCACCACGGCGGCTGGTGTGATCCTCCCCGCCACCACTTTGACATGTCCATGCCTGCCTTCCTGCGGATAGCGCGACAAGGCAACGAAGGCATTGTTCCAGTTCTTTATAGAAG GGTGTCTTGTAGGAGGAGTGGTGGAGTTCGTTTCACATTGAAGGGGCAATCAAATTTCAACATGGTGATGATTTCAAACGTGGGCGGAGGCGGTGACATCAAGAGTGTATGGATCAGGGGATCAGGAACAAGAACATGGGCGGCCATGCACAGGAATTGGGGTGCAAACTGGCAAATCAGCGTAGACGTTCGAGGCCAGACGCTTTCTTTCAGAGTCACGTTAGTCAATGGAAGAACGCTGGAGTTCTTCAACGTTGTCCCCTCATCATGGCAATTTGGACAGACTTACGCCGCTCGGAATCAGTTCAtttga
- the LOC113687647 gene encoding uncharacterized protein, protein MKQKVNQKMKVFIWKCLHGGLPVRGEIHKRTRQGNPMCAGCGEKEESIEHLLIQCIKAKEIWKIAPVQWDGIQQLLDCFIKWWFAIIEAQESRGGEDQVNLTINILWQIWKVRNDREFNHKDREPHKIIHKSMKEWMEFDKANKGKISIKNTQETEIHQRTVEEQDQNESQSSLLIKVHTHQDKRQAIVGIGITETDSMGQIQAGWALRERMSADPLQDQAVAVRLALLNAANQGWRSIKMELNNRELVECIRDARESR, encoded by the exons ATGAAGCAGAAGGTGAATCAGAAAATGAAAGTGTTCATTTGGAAGTGCCTGCATGGTGGACTACCTGTGAGAGGAGAAATTCACAAAAGAACAAGACAAGGGAATCCTATGTGTGCAGGATGTGGCGAAAAGGAAGAGTCAATTGAACACCTTCTGATCCAGTGCATCAAAGCTAAGGAAATATGGAAGATTGCACCAGTGCAGTGGGATGGAATACAGCAGCTGTTGGATTGTTTCATCAAATGGTGGTTTGCAATCATAGAAGCTCAAGAGAGCAGAGGAGGGGAGGATCAGGTGAACCTTACCATCAACATTCTATGGCAGATATGGAAAGTCAGGAATGATAGGGAGTTTAACCACAAAGATAGGGAACCTCACAAGATAATTCATAAATCCATGAAAGAATGGATGGAGTTCGATAAggccaacaaaggaaagatATCAATAAAGAACACTCAGGAAACAGAAATACATCAAAGAACTGTGGAAGAACAAGATCAAAATGAGAGCCAATCAAGTTTGCTGATCAAGGTCCACACTCATCAAGATAAAAGACAAGCAATAGTGGGAATTGGAATCACAGAAACTGACTCCATGGGACAAATTCAAGCAGGTTGGGCATTGAGGGAAAGAATGTCAGCTGATCCACTACAAGACCAAGCTGTTGCAGTGAGATTAGCACTACTGAATGCGGCCAACCAAGGATGGAGGAGTATCAAGATGGAACTAAATAATAGGGAATTGGTGGAGTGCATAAGAGACGCAAG GGAAAGTAGGTAG
- the LOC113743618 gene encoding pentatricopeptide repeat-containing protein At4g21705, mitochondrial-like, with translation MPINLDHCSISLSHRQFPINPTMFKNVIKHSDLLKSSNFPSFFRIRSHFTAIKNSSKSNHLFSRISPLRQSSAVVPVLDQWVEEGRKIQKIELQRIIHDLRSRRRYSQALQVSEWMSHESRWTFSPSDCAVHVDLVGVVQGWDAAERYFDSLKDQEKNDKTYGALLNCYVREGLLEKSLLHVQKMEDIGYASSTLVYNNLMCLYKLTGQLDKVPELLAEMKKNGVSPNNFSYRICINCYGEKSDLTSLEELLEEMENQPDISMDWTTYSIVANYYIRDNQKEKAIVFLKKLEDTLLKNAVGYNHLISLHGQLGNLDEVTRLWGVQKIVCRKQINRDYITMLGALVKLGELEKAKELLQEWESSCHTYDFRVPNILLIGYCQKDLTEKAEDMLRKIVKKGKVPTPNSWGIIAGGYMNKGNMEKAFECMKEALAVQEQNPKWDPKPRLVFNILNWLGNRGELEEVQALIRSLRTVVPANRNLYHALIKANIRDRKDVDWVLESMKADGVEEDAKVEKILAMR, from the exons ATGCCCATAAACTTAGACCACTGTTCAATTTCCCTGTCCCATAGACAATTTCCCATTAATCCCACCATGTTTAAAAACGTAATTAAGCACTCAGATTTGTTAAAATCCAGtaattttccttccttcttcaGAATAAGATCCCATTTTACCGCCATAAAAAATTCATCCAAGAGTAATCATTTATTTTCCAGAATTAGTCCTCTCAGACAATCCTCCGCTGTAGTTCCTGTCCTCGATCAATGGGTTGAAGAGGGCAGAAAGATCCAAAAGATTGAGCTTCAGAGGATTATTCATGATCTCCGAAGCCGCAGGCGTTATTCTCAGGCCCTTCAG GTTTCTGAATGGATGAGTCATGAAAGTCGCTGGACATTTTCTCCTAGTGATTGTGCCGTGCATGTGGATCTGGTTGGCGTGGTCCAGGGATGGGATGCTGCCGAGCGTTACTTTGACAGCTTGAAAGACCAAGAAAAGAATGACAAAACATATGGCGCTCTTTTAAACTGTTATGTTCGTGAAGGACTCCTAGAGAAGTCTCTTTTACATGTGCAAAAGATGGAGGATATCGGTTATGCTTCGTCAACTCTTGTTTACAACAATCTCATGTGCCTTTACAAACTAACCGGGCAGCTAGATAAAGTCCCTGAACTGTTGGCAGAGATGAAGAAGAATGGTGTGTCTCCTAATAACTTTAGCTATAGAATCTGCATAAACTGTTATGGAGAGAAGTCTGATCTTACTAGCTTGGAGGAGCTTTTGGAAGAGATGGAGAACCAACCTGACATTTCCATGGACTGGACCACCTATTCCATTGTGGCCAACTACTACATTAGAGATAACCAGAAGGAGAAAGCAATTGTCTTTTTAAAGAAATTGGAAGATACATTACTCAAAAATGCTGTGGGGTACAATCACTTGATTTCACTCCATGGGCAACTAGGGAATTTGGATGAGGTAACGAGACTCTGGGGTGTTCAAAAAATTGTCTGTAGAAAGCAAATCAACCGAGACTACATCACGATGCTCGGCGCTTTAGTGAAGCTTGGTGAACTTGAAAAGGCCAAAGAGCTGCTGCAGGAGTGGGAGTCTTCTTGCCACACGTATGATTTCAGAGTGCCCAACATTTTACTAATTGGGTACTGTCAGAAAGATCTAACCGAGAAGGCTGAGGACATGCTTCGCAAGATTGTGAAGAAAGGGAAAGTGCCAACTCCAAACAGTTGGGGGATTATTGCTGGAGGATATATGAATAAAGGTAACATGGAGAAGGCCTTTGAGTGCATGAAGGAAGCTCTGGCGGTACAAGAGCAAAACCCGAAATGGGATCCAAAACCTAGATTAGTTTTCAACATATTGAATTGGCTTGGCAATAGAGGAGAGCTTGAAGAGGTACAGGCTTTAATTAGGTCGTTAAGGACAGTTGTTCCAGCAAATAGAAACCTGTATCATGCATTAATTAAAGCAAATATTAGAGACAGGAAAGATGTTGATTGGGTTTTAGAGAGCATGAAAGCGGATGGTGTCGAGGAAGATGCAAAAGTTGAAAAGATACTTGCCATGAGATGA
- the LOC113688208 gene encoding uncharacterized protein translates to MGKDRSKAPEDENGAPVNKGRDYTSESGPESRSESDEGSKKSERSRHSKRDRSNRKRSRSSSRKAGDDEDDSYTSPSESESDSDSYSDTESGSSEDYSESEDERRRRKRRERKKREEKERRRRKEKEKKRRRKEREEKEEKRRRKKKEEKKKKKKKSDKGKTGAVTNLWGKYGIIRETDMWNKRPEFTAWLAEVKKVNLESLPNWEEKQMFKEFMEDHNTATFPSKKYYNLDAYHRRQMEKEIKRGLKRGSKKVRVTERTVFNDEEQRRLEMLQERERQKEEQVEALKRSMQSGMAQAMKEQAQLKEEMAYQYKIGNFEAAAAIQRRLDPDVAM, encoded by the exons ATGGGGAAAGACCGAAGCAAAGCTCCGGAAGACGAAAACGGAGCACCGGTTAACAAAGGCCGCGACTATACGTCCGAATCCGGACCGGAGTCTAGGTCCGAGTCCGATGAAGGGTCCAAAAAGTCCGAAAGAAGCAGACATAGCAAGAGAGACCGAAGCAACAGGAAGAGAAGCCGAAGCTCAAGTAGAAAAGCGGGAGATGATGAAGACGATAGCTACACGTCACCATCTGAGTCGGAGTCTGACTCGGATTCGTATTCTGATACGGAGTCGGGAAGCTCCGAGGACTATTCGGAGTCGGAGGACGAGAGGAGGCGAAGGAAAAggagagagaggaagaagagggaGGAGAAGGAGCGGAGGCGGaggaaggagaaggagaagaagaggagaagaaaagagagggaagagaaagaagagaaaagaagaagaaagaagaaagaggagaagaagaagaagaagaagaagagcgaTAAAGGCAAAACAGGAGCCGTCACAAATTTATGGGGCAAATATGGGATTATCAGAGAAACTGATATGTG GAATAAGCGACCCGAGTTCACTGCATGGTTAGCAGAAGTGAAGAAG GTGAATCTGGAAAGTCTTCCAAATTGGGAGGAGAAGCAAATGTTTAAAGA ATTCATGGAAGATCACAATACTGCTACATTCCCTTCTAAAAA GTATTACAATCTCGATGCTTATCACAGACGCCAGatggaaaaggaaataaagagaGGTTTAAAGAGAGGTTCCAAGAAAGTCCGGGTGACAGAACGTACTGTATTTAATGATGAAGAACAGCGCAG GTTAGAAATGCTGCAAGAACGTGAAAGACAGAAGGAAGAACAGGTTGAAGCGTTGAAGCGCTCGATGCAAAGTGGAATG GCACAAGCGATGAAAGAGCAGGCTCAACTCAAGGAAGAGATGGCATACCAATACAAGATTGGCAACTTTGAG GCTGCAGCTGCGATCCAAAGAAGGCTTGACCCAGATGTTGCAATGTAA
- the LOC113688206 gene encoding F-box/LRR-repeat protein At3g59190, translated as MVKNILRLPFWQIKSGFVSPSAAENSEPKRQKLSNESTTEPAIDMISDLPELVLFHILSFLPTNDAVATSILSTKWRFLWTKMTIFNFDDGLFPAGGSGSSGRRNRRLDAGKREIFVNFVDRVFLVTAATFMKKLSLKCGKRCGQNHINNWIRTAIGRGVEELDLTTYGHGLDYRLPGSSLFICKTLVALNLSGDVMINETSSGSFPNLKILYLTSVKYQSDDSVRKFISSCLVLEQLTVVRDREDNVVTFTISAPTLKHLTIDFRSCSDDSDRALKINAPALQCLNLFDDLSINFMVEDLTSLVEAKVDVFNKKMLMYNEGYRDSVVGFLMSLHNAKILCLRYHSVEVLSYYWISTRFQNLIRLVLQSRYCDWIALEDLLQQAENLETFHVNARFIHWREPEQVPKCVSSTLTRIFLGSFGCVKYERTMVKYFLNNAKVLKSMEILTYNVDELKKENTLQKILRFQRASQACQIKLS; from the exons ATGGTTAAAAACATCTTGCGGCTGCCTTTTTGGCAAATCAAGTCGGGCTTCGTGAGTCCCTCTGCTGCCGAAAATTCAGAGCCGAAACGCCAAAAGCTGTCAAATGAATCAACAACAGAGCCCGCAATTGATATGATCAGCGATTTGCCAGAATTGGTACTGTTTCACATCCTCTCTTTCCTTCCCACAAATGACGCTGTTGCAACCAGCATTTTATCAACAAAATGGCGGTTTCTGTGGACTAAGATGactattttcaattttgatgACGGGTTATTTCCAGCGGGTGGTTCTGGCTCTTCTGGGCGTCGGAATCGTCGACTAGATGCTGgaaaaagagaaatttttgtcaattttgttGACAGGGTTTTCCTAGTTACTGCGGCTACATTCATGAAGAAACTCAGTCTCAAGTGCGGTAAACGTTGTGGTCAAAATCATATTAACAATTGGATCAGGACTGCAATTGGCCGCGGCGTTGAAGAGCTTGATTTGACCACTTATGGCCATGGTCTAGATTATCGGCTGCCTGGCAGTAGTCTTTTCATTTGCAAGACTCTAGTGGCTCTCAACCTCTCTGGTGATGTCATGATCAATGAAACTAGCTCCGGTAGTTTTCCAAACCTCAAAATTCTTTACCTCACTTCCGTTAAGTATCAAAGTGATGATTCTGTCCGTAAGTTCATATCTAGCTGTTTGGTGCTTGAACAGTTGACTGTTGTAAGAGACAGAGAGGATAATGTGGTCACTTTTACTATATCTGCACCCACACTGAAGCATCTTACCATAGACTTTCGATCCTGTTCTGATGATTCTGACCGCGCACTCAAGATAAATGCCCCTGCTCTTCAGTGTCTCAATTTGTTTGATGATCTATCTATAAACTTCATGGTAGAAGACTTAACCTCCTTAGTTGAAGCAAAGGTCGATGTTTTCAATAAGAAAATGCTGATGTACAATGAGGGTTACAGGGATTCTGTGGTTGGATTTCTCATGTCACTGCATAATGCAAAAATTCTTTGCCTGCGGTATCATTCAGTTGAG GTTCTTAGTTATTACTGGATATCTACAAGGTTTCAGAATTTAATACGATTGGTTTTGCAAAGTCGTTACTGCGACTGGATTGCACTAGAAGATTTGCTTCAACAAGCGGAAAATTTG GAGACTTTTCATGTGAACGCTCGTTTCATCCACTGGAGGGAACCTGAACAGGTGCCTAAATGTGTGTCATCAACCCTCACAAGAATTTTTCTTGGCAGCTTTGGATGTGTGAAATATGAAAGGACAATGGTGAAATATTTCTTAAACAATGCCAAAGTCTTGAAATCAATGGAGATACTTACTTATAATGTGGATGAGTTGAAGAAAGAAAATACACTTCAGAAGATACTGAGGTTCCAGAGAGCATCTCAGGCATGTCAAATTAAATTGTCTTGA